From the genome of Parazoarcus communis, one region includes:
- a CDS encoding acyl-CoA thioesterase, translating to MPRIQIDLPDTLPFSCEIQLYLSHMNYGGHLDNALLLTVVSEARVRYLKSMDYTELSVEGLGIIVADAALQYKSEAFHGETMVVSMGAADFSKYGCDLQWRMTDLASGREVARGKTGIVFFDYTARRISPVPDGFRRRFPSDQT from the coding sequence ATGCCCCGCATTCAGATCGACCTCCCGGACACGCTGCCCTTTTCCTGCGAGATTCAGCTCTACCTGAGTCACATGAACTATGGCGGCCACCTCGACAACGCCCTGCTGCTCACCGTCGTCAGCGAAGCGCGGGTGCGTTACCTGAAGTCGATGGACTACACCGAACTGAGCGTCGAAGGGCTGGGCATCATCGTTGCCGACGCGGCGCTGCAGTACAAATCCGAAGCGTTCCATGGGGAAACGATGGTGGTGTCCATGGGCGCGGCCGATTTCAGCAAGTACGGCTGTGATCTGCAGTGGCGCATGACCGACCTTGCCTCGGGGCGGGAGGTTGCCCGCGGCAAGACCGGCATCGTGTTCTTCGACTACACCGCGCGCAGGATTTCCCCCGTACCTGACGGCTTCCGCCGCCGCTTCCCGTCGGACCAGACCTGA
- the lysM gene encoding peptidoglycan-binding protein LysM, which yields MGLFSFIKDAGEKLFGTGEAKAAQEAAAAAPSPEANALANTKAAEAISHYIDTLKLLTPEIAISFNGATATVTVSGTTPDQASKERILLAAGNVSGVAEVEDKLTVLNPEPEGRFHTVVRGDTLSGIAKTYYGNANKYMVIFEANKPMLGHPDKIYPGQMLRIPPQA from the coding sequence ATGGGTTTGTTCAGCTTTATCAAGGATGCAGGGGAAAAGCTCTTCGGTACCGGCGAGGCCAAGGCCGCCCAGGAAGCCGCAGCGGCCGCCCCCAGTCCTGAAGCCAACGCGCTTGCCAACACCAAGGCAGCCGAGGCCATCAGCCACTACATCGACACGCTCAAGCTGCTCACGCCCGAGATTGCCATCAGCTTCAACGGCGCGACCGCCACGGTGACGGTCAGTGGCACGACGCCAGACCAGGCAAGCAAGGAGCGCATCCTGCTGGCCGCAGGAAACGTTTCGGGCGTCGCCGAAGTCGAAGACAAGCTCACCGTGCTCAATCCCGAACCCGAGGGCCGCTTCCATACGGTGGTGCGCGGTGACACCCTGTCCGGCATCGCCAAGACCTACTACGGCAATGCAAACAAGTACATGGTGATCTTCGAGGCCAACAAGCCGATGCTCGGCCACCCCGACAAGATCTACCCGGGTCAGATGCTGCGCATTCCGCCGCAGGCCTGA
- a CDS encoding OmpA family protein has product MFDQEDGELNVVMGVLFGIIALVIAFVIGLGVHSMSRSGAAPTTVEALEGGMEVIYAEVEEVGEPMLKVYFESGATDLPADAVEALAPVLAELEARADALVLLSGFHDETGSADVNAEVAKNRAISVREALLTAGVPAERVLMRRPAVALGGSNADEARRVEVRVQ; this is encoded by the coding sequence ATGTTTGATCAGGAAGACGGTGAGCTGAACGTTGTCATGGGGGTGCTTTTCGGCATCATCGCGCTGGTGATCGCCTTTGTGATCGGCCTTGGCGTGCATTCGATGAGCCGCAGCGGGGCTGCGCCGACGACTGTCGAGGCGCTTGAGGGCGGCATGGAAGTGATCTATGCCGAGGTCGAGGAAGTCGGCGAGCCCATGCTCAAGGTCTATTTCGAGTCAGGCGCAACCGATCTGCCTGCCGATGCCGTGGAGGCCCTGGCCCCCGTGCTGGCTGAACTCGAGGCGCGTGCCGATGCACTGGTGCTGCTGTCGGGCTTTCACGATGAAACCGGTTCTGCCGATGTGAACGCCGAAGTGGCAAAGAATCGTGCCATCAGCGTGCGCGAGGCGCTGCTGACGGCCGGTGTGCCGGCCGAGCGGGTGCTGATGCGTCGTCCGGCGGTCGCGCTGGGTGGTAGCAACGCAGACGAGGCCCGTCGCGTCGAGGTGCGCGTGCAGTAA
- a CDS encoding EAL domain-containing protein produces MILELVKTAALLLSLCLLQGINTRLLRHHRHAARFSAGIIYGGICVIGMMTPIFFSPGVIVDGRSAVLAMAGFFGGPLVGSVAVLIAAAYRTLLGGTGALTGVSIICSSMLLGLAYRAAVSKGWASRGPSQFLIFGVIVHLVALLLFTGLPNEQRSAFFEALALPYLLVLAPATALLGMLLQDLENRIQTERALAGSEARLRAITHAMPDLVLVLDEDGRYVEVISQNESLLAAETNGLIGKRMHDVLPALEADRFLKLILRTLDEDRPQSIEYDLQTLAGPRTFEGRCQPLDTLLDNRRAVLFLARDISERVAAEQERRIAAIAFESQQGMIITDADTVMLRVNNAFTDITGYSEAEVIGKKTRMLGSGRHSLAFYQAMWDDLLGTGTWQGEVWNRRKNGETYPQTLSINAVRNEHGRVTHYVAALTDISLRKSTEEEIRTLAFFDHLTQLPNRRLLTDRLGQALALSARSSRYGALMFIDLDDFRNINDLLGHHNGDVLLQQAAKRLCAVAGEANTVARFGGDEFVVLVEEIDSDEDAAHQAAESIGMRALAALKTPYALEGHTQQGSASVGITLFRDHERSIDELMKQADLSMNEAKHRGKNRLCFYDPVMQETVTARLRLEEEIRLGTAAGEFVVLYQPQFGGDGAMLGVEALVRWQHPQRGFISPDQFINVAERAGLMPALGLHVLKSACNQLAKWARDPATAGLSIAVNVSAQQLYSDAFVEQVLDSLTRSGAPADRLTLELTESLLLDDMEEAIERMGQLRTRGIRFSIDDFGTGYSSLSYLQRLPLDQLKIDRSFVQNLPGSANGLAIVKAVIALARALDLKVIAEGVECAPQRDILDANGCHRFQGFLFARPMKVEAVEALLHDARRTARDTAEVTGT; encoded by the coding sequence ATGATCCTAGAGCTCGTCAAAACGGCGGCCCTCCTGCTCTCCCTCTGCCTGTTACAAGGCATCAACACCCGCCTGCTCAGGCACCATCGACACGCTGCGCGCTTCAGTGCAGGAATCATCTATGGCGGTATCTGCGTGATCGGCATGATGACGCCCATCTTTTTCAGCCCGGGTGTGATCGTCGACGGCCGCTCCGCAGTGCTCGCAATGGCGGGATTCTTCGGGGGGCCACTGGTGGGCTCCGTGGCCGTGCTGATTGCCGCGGCCTATCGCACGCTACTGGGCGGTACCGGTGCGCTGACCGGCGTCAGCATCATCTGCAGTTCAATGCTGCTCGGGCTGGCCTACCGTGCCGCAGTGAGCAAGGGATGGGCATCACGCGGCCCTTCGCAGTTCCTGATCTTCGGCGTGATCGTGCACCTCGTCGCCCTGCTCCTGTTCACCGGACTGCCGAACGAGCAGAGAAGCGCCTTCTTCGAGGCGCTTGCGCTGCCCTACCTGCTGGTGCTGGCACCCGCCACGGCGTTGCTGGGGATGCTGCTTCAGGACCTGGAGAATCGCATTCAAACCGAACGGGCACTTGCCGGAAGCGAGGCCAGACTGCGTGCAATCACGCACGCCATGCCCGACCTCGTGCTGGTACTGGATGAAGACGGTCGCTACGTCGAGGTCATCTCGCAGAATGAGAGCCTGCTCGCTGCCGAGACCAATGGGCTGATCGGGAAGCGCATGCATGACGTGCTGCCGGCGCTGGAAGCCGACCGCTTTCTCAAGCTCATCCTCCGCACCCTGGATGAGGACCGCCCGCAAAGTATCGAGTACGACCTGCAGACACTTGCCGGACCACGTACCTTCGAAGGGCGCTGCCAGCCTCTCGACACCCTGCTGGACAATCGACGCGCGGTTCTCTTCCTTGCCCGGGACATTTCGGAGCGTGTCGCGGCAGAGCAGGAGCGACGCATCGCGGCCATCGCCTTCGAATCGCAACAGGGCATGATCATTACCGACGCCGATACGGTCATGCTGCGTGTCAACAATGCGTTCACCGACATCACCGGTTACAGCGAAGCCGAAGTGATCGGCAAGAAAACGCGCATGCTGGGTTCCGGCCGTCACAGCCTGGCCTTCTACCAGGCCATGTGGGACGACCTGCTGGGCACAGGCACATGGCAGGGCGAGGTCTGGAACCGGCGCAAGAATGGCGAGACCTACCCGCAGACCCTGTCGATCAATGCCGTACGCAACGAACACGGCCGGGTAACGCACTACGTCGCCGCACTGACCGACATCTCACTGCGCAAATCCACCGAGGAAGAGATCCGCACCCTTGCCTTCTTCGACCATCTCACGCAGTTGCCCAACCGCAGACTGCTGACGGACAGACTCGGACAGGCCCTTGCCCTGAGCGCCCGCTCTTCGCGCTATGGCGCCCTGATGTTCATCGATCTCGATGACTTCCGGAACATCAACGACCTGCTCGGACACCACAACGGCGACGTTCTGCTGCAACAGGCTGCGAAACGGCTGTGTGCCGTGGCCGGCGAAGCCAATACGGTGGCGCGGTTCGGGGGCGACGAGTTCGTCGTTCTGGTGGAGGAGATCGACAGCGATGAGGATGCGGCGCACCAGGCCGCGGAGAGCATCGGCATGCGTGCACTGGCCGCGCTCAAGACGCCCTATGCGCTCGAGGGACACACGCAGCAAGGCAGCGCGAGCGTTGGCATCACCTTGTTCCGGGATCATGAGCGTTCGATCGACGAACTGATGAAACAGGCCGACCTTTCCATGAACGAAGCAAAGCACCGCGGCAAGAACAGGCTCTGCTTCTACGATCCGGTAATGCAGGAGACCGTCACCGCCCGCCTGCGTCTCGAGGAGGAGATTCGGCTCGGCACTGCGGCGGGCGAGTTTGTGGTGCTGTACCAGCCGCAGTTCGGCGGGGACGGAGCAATGCTCGGCGTGGAGGCGCTGGTTCGCTGGCAGCACCCGCAGCGCGGCTTCATTTCACCTGACCAGTTCATCAACGTCGCCGAGCGCGCCGGCCTGATGCCGGCGCTCGGTCTCCATGTCCTGAAGAGCGCCTGCAATCAGTTGGCAAAATGGGCCCGCGACCCCGCCACCGCCGGCCTGAGCATTGCGGTGAACGTCAGCGCGCAGCAACTCTACAGCGACGCGTTTGTCGAACAGGTTCTCGACAGCCTGACCCGCAGCGGCGCACCGGCCGACCGCCTGACACTGGAGCTGACGGAATCCCTGCTCCTCGATGACATGGAGGAAGCGATCGAACGCATGGGTCAGCTTCGGACCCGAGGCATCCGCTTCTCGATCGACGACTTCGGCACCGGGTATTCCTCGCTGTCCTATCTGCAGCGCCTGCCGCTCGACCAGCTGAAGATCGACCGCTCATTCGTGCAGAACCTGCCCGGCAGCGCCAACGGCCTGGCGATCGTGAAGGCGGTCATCGCGCTCGCCCGTGCGCTGGACCTGAAGGTCATTGCCGAAGGCGTGGAGTGTGCGCCGCAAAGAGACATCCTGGACGCCAATGGCTGTCATCGCTTCCAGGGCTTCCTGTTCGCACGCCCGATGAAGGTCGAGGCGGTCGAAGCACTCCTGCATGATGCCCGGCGCACAGCCCGCGACACAGCCGAGGTCACCGGCACATAA
- a CDS encoding diguanylate cyclase domain-containing protein, with protein MRFGIAARLALLLALVGMLAAGLTGFYAYTASRDLLIQSAKDELLTSTQVLASRIVVARQEVSHNLQILSAHPSALRALDPSDTASADQMATLFELLMKANPDYFQIRLISAADFGMERVRIDRSGDSLLRINGDDLQEKGHYAYVFETLKSRPGETYLSRFVINHERGSHAGQEEPTAQLAMPVVDANEAALGVIVINVDLNGVFAQLAAGLPPEFQLFLANGQGDFLIHPDHSQTFGFDRGRRILVQDTFAPTADLIAGKSDQVLVDATQGSYADYPMVAAFVQQGISIRSDERNLILGLAQPLTSVLHKADALGVVILQIVLGLCLVCALLAVLVARAVTRPINLMSAAVQGFSDERQAHGLPLAREDEIGVLARSFKQLRDQIRQQLSELNQSRQDLEHLAQHDPLTGLPNRALFADRMALALAAVRRDQTRLALMFIDLDDFKPVNDAYGHAVGDQLLKEIGTRLRKAVRESDTAARIGGDEFVVLLRNVQSADDAMAVGEKIRIAVGAPFIINHASISISASIGIALCPESGQDLIELSKNADDAMYRAKKQGRNTVVLHTAADPA; from the coding sequence ATGAGGTTTGGCATCGCTGCGCGCCTCGCCCTGCTGCTGGCGCTGGTCGGCATGCTGGCGGCCGGGCTGACCGGCTTCTATGCATACACTGCCAGTCGGGACCTCCTGATCCAGTCGGCCAAGGACGAGCTTCTGACCTCGACGCAGGTACTCGCAAGCAGAATCGTCGTCGCCCGTCAGGAGGTCTCGCACAACCTTCAGATTCTGAGTGCACACCCTTCGGCCCTTCGCGCGCTGGACCCCAGCGACACCGCGTCTGCCGATCAGATGGCAACCCTGTTCGAACTCCTGATGAAGGCCAATCCGGACTACTTCCAGATTCGCCTGATTTCTGCTGCAGATTTCGGCATGGAACGTGTCCGCATCGACCGCAGCGGCGACAGCCTGCTGCGCATCAACGGTGACGACCTGCAGGAAAAAGGCCATTACGCATACGTCTTCGAAACGCTGAAGTCACGCCCGGGCGAGACCTACCTCTCGCGCTTCGTCATCAATCACGAGCGTGGCTCACACGCAGGTCAGGAGGAGCCCACTGCCCAGCTTGCAATGCCGGTTGTGGATGCCAACGAGGCCGCACTCGGGGTGATCGTGATCAATGTCGATCTGAACGGCGTCTTTGCACAGCTTGCTGCCGGACTGCCCCCGGAGTTTCAGCTCTTTCTCGCCAACGGTCAGGGCGACTTCCTCATCCACCCCGACCACAGCCAAACCTTCGGCTTCGACAGGGGGAGGCGCATCCTCGTACAGGACACGTTTGCGCCCACAGCCGACCTCATTGCAGGCAAATCCGATCAAGTACTTGTCGACGCCACCCAGGGCAGCTATGCCGACTACCCGATGGTTGCCGCCTTCGTGCAACAGGGCATCTCCATCCGCTCGGACGAGCGCAATCTCATTCTGGGCCTGGCGCAGCCGCTGACCTCGGTCCTGCACAAGGCAGATGCGCTGGGCGTCGTCATCCTGCAGATCGTGCTGGGACTTTGCCTGGTCTGTGCGCTGCTTGCAGTCCTTGTGGCGCGTGCGGTCACCCGCCCGATCAATCTGATGAGCGCAGCGGTTCAAGGGTTTTCCGACGAGCGGCAGGCACACGGGCTTCCGCTGGCGCGGGAGGACGAAATCGGCGTGCTCGCCCGCAGTTTCAAGCAACTGCGCGACCAGATCCGCCAGCAGCTGTCGGAGTTGAACCAGAGCAGACAGGATCTCGAGCATCTTGCACAGCACGACCCGCTGACCGGCCTTCCCAACCGGGCGCTGTTCGCCGATCGCATGGCACTTGCCCTTGCCGCCGTCCGCCGCGATCAGACCCGGCTGGCATTGATGTTCATCGATCTCGACGACTTCAAACCGGTGAACGATGCATATGGACACGCCGTCGGCGACCAGTTGCTGAAAGAGATCGGCACGCGCCTGCGCAAGGCCGTCCGCGAGTCCGACACCGCCGCCCGCATCGGTGGAGACGAATTCGTCGTCCTGCTGCGGAACGTTCAGAGCGCCGACGATGCCATGGCCGTCGGAGAGAAGATCCGCATCGCAGTCGGCGCACCGTTCATCATCAACCACGCATCGATCAGCATTTCCGCCAGCATCGGCATCGCGCTCTGCCCGGAGAGCGGGCAGGACCTGATCGAACTGTCCAAGAATGCGGACGACGCCATGTACCGCGCAAAGAAGCAGGGGCGCAATACGGTGGTCCTCCACACTGCAGCAGATCCGGCATGA
- a CDS encoding extracellular solute-binding protein, with translation MHRLHCCLRQLALMLTMLVTGQGMAAEVLRVLAWPGYADPDVVKVFEQRTGSRVEVTVIDSDESLWRRANGSGPTSFDVFAVNTAELQRYIRQGLVQPVDTTAIFNRSRQLPRFRDLENIPGIVHDGKAYAIPYTYAEMGLIYDRKQFETAPDSINVLWDPRYRGKILVYDGGAHNFALAAQSLGLPSLFQLRDQDWPAAVERLIALRRNTLSFYTQPQESADMFIRLKAALLFANFGSQQLQLLRAADADVGYAIPREGALAWLDCWAVHRDSRNKALAETWINYLLEDGPGAVLNNRQGLASTTRPASSSGNEDRLIWLEPVESAEQRNLLWGRIMSGDRASRVLAP, from the coding sequence ATGCACCGGCTTCACTGCTGCCTGCGGCAACTCGCACTGATGCTGACCATGCTTGTCACCGGACAGGGCATGGCGGCTGAGGTGTTGCGGGTGCTCGCCTGGCCGGGCTATGCCGACCCCGACGTCGTGAAAGTCTTCGAGCAGCGCACCGGCAGCCGGGTCGAGGTGACCGTCATCGATTCCGACGAATCCCTGTGGCGACGGGCAAACGGGAGCGGTCCGACATCTTTCGACGTCTTTGCGGTCAATACCGCCGAATTGCAGCGCTATATCCGCCAGGGCCTCGTCCAGCCAGTCGACACCACCGCCATCTTCAATCGCTCACGCCAGCTGCCCCGCTTTCGCGATCTCGAAAACATTCCGGGCATCGTCCATGACGGCAAGGCGTATGCCATTCCCTATACCTATGCCGAGATGGGGCTGATCTACGACCGCAAGCAGTTCGAAACGGCGCCGGATTCGATCAATGTCCTGTGGGACCCGCGCTACCGCGGGAAGATCCTCGTCTATGACGGGGGCGCTCACAACTTCGCCCTTGCCGCACAGTCGCTGGGACTGCCGTCGCTCTTTCAGCTCCGCGACCAGGACTGGCCTGCTGCCGTCGAGCGCCTGATCGCGCTGCGCCGGAACACACTGAGTTTCTATACGCAGCCGCAAGAGTCGGCGGACATGTTCATCCGCCTGAAAGCAGCCCTGCTGTTTGCGAACTTCGGATCGCAACAGCTGCAGTTGTTGCGCGCTGCAGATGCTGACGTCGGCTACGCAATCCCGCGTGAGGGTGCCCTCGCATGGCTCGACTGCTGGGCAGTTCACCGCGACAGCAGAAACAAGGCGCTCGCCGAGACATGGATCAACTATCTGCTTGAGGACGGCCCGGGCGCCGTACTCAACAATCGTCAGGGGCTGGCAAGCACGACCAGGCCCGCCAGCAGTTCGGGCAATGAGGATAGGCTGATCTGGCTCGAGCCCGTCGAGAGCGCGGAGCAGCGCAATCTGCTGTGGGGGCGGATCATGTCGGGCGACCGGGCATCGAGGGTGCTGGCGCCATGA